The genome window CCTGCAATTATCAGGCTGGCAAGTGAGGCAGAAACTGCACAGTCGCCTGCGCCGCACATGGTGCCGCCGGCGTTTTTAAATAATACAGGCCAGCGCGGCGTTTTTGTACTGCCATTGAACATGCCGCCGGCACCCGGTGAAAAAGTTGACAAATACGACGATTTTACCTTTGATGCCGCCTCATGGACCATTATAGCACATGAAGCCCGCCCGGGTCACGAATTGCAATTTGACAAAATGGTGGAAGAAGGCGTTTCACAGGCACGTGCCCTTTACGCATTTAACTCCACCAATGTAGAAGGCTGGGGTTTATATTCAGAATATATTACCCGTCCGTTTATGCCGGTGGAAGGCCAGCTGGTATCACTGGACTACCGCTTGCTGCGCGCCGCCCGTGCATTTTTAGATCCCGAACTGCAGGCCGGCGCCATAACACAGGAAAAAGCACTGAACCTGTTGATGACCGATGTGGTACAATCACACGCCTTTGCCAAACAGGAAGTTGAACGCTACAGCCTGAATGCCCCCGGCCAGGCCAACAGTTACTTTTATGGCTTTACCAAGATGATAGCACTAAGAAAAGACACAGAAAAAGCCCTGGGCAATAAATTTAACGCACAGGCTTTCCACGATTTTATTTTATCGCAGGGCATTTTGCCACCGGCGTTAATCCGCCAGGCGGTAATGGATGAGTTTGTTAGGAAGAAGTAGGATAGTTTAAATTAAGAGCCGAAATAAACCCTAAAAGCTTTCAGAGATTTATTTTTCTGAAAGCTTTTTCAATAATTCCCTGGCAGGAACATGTTGGATGTAACCATCTTTATCCGCTATTACCAGGCTTTGTTTTTTTTCGGCGCTGGATATCAGCAGCTTTACATAGGCTTTATTTGCACCTTCAATAATCTTATTTTGCAATTCAATATTTTCCGGTTTCATCGCTTTGTTTTTTTATTCTCTTCCAAATATCTGAATTAAAAATCATTTGGGGGTTATTAAACTCGCCGGAAACAACTATTTCAGGCCTACCGGCTTCGTTATTAAAAACTGCCCAATAGTCGCAAATATTTAAATAAAGATGTATTAAATTATAAATTCCTTTAATATATCTCCGTTCAATAACATCATCCGGAATGTGATGACCTCCTTTACTCACCCGTGTTGCAACCCGCTGCTTTGCTTCTTGCGGAGAACTCAACCAAAAATAGACCAGTGTTATTTTATAACCAATAGCGCTGGCCTCTTTAATTAAGGATACATAGCTTTTTGAAGCTAATGTAGTTTCAATCGCGAAATCTACGCCGTCATCCAGTAACGAATCAATCCTGCTTAGCATTATTCTTCCTGCCTCTATAGCAACTTTTTCAGGATTGAAAGGAGATAACCCTGCAGCTATACCGTCAGCATTTACAAACTCTTTACAATTAAGCATTTCCGGCAATATGGTATAGCTTGCCGTTGTTTTCCCGGCACCATTACAGCCTGCTATAATGTATAGATTGGGCATTTGAAAAAATTTATAAAGCAAGATACAAACTTCCCATTCTAATCCCTAATCACTATCAACCTACATATTCCTTCTGTATTGCCCTCCTACCTCATACAAAGCATGCGAGATCTGTCCCAACGAGCAATATTTACAGGCTTCCATCAGGCTTTCAAAAATATTTTCGCCAGCTATGGCTTTATGTTGCAGGTTTTTTAATAACTGCGGGATAACTGCTTCGTTCCGGTGTTGAAAATCATGCAACGCTTCAATCTGGTATTGCTTTTCCGCTTCAGTGGCACGGATCACTTCTGAGGGTACAATAGTTGGCGATCCCTTTTTATTAAGGAAGGTATTTACCCCTACAATAGGATATTCACCGGTATGTTTAAGGGTTTCGTAATAAAGCGATTCTTCCTGGATCTTGCTGCGCTGGTACATGGTTTCCATGGCACCCAGCACTCCGCCCCGTTCGTTAATGGCTTTAAACTCGGCCAATACAGCTTCTTCTACCAGGTCGGTTAATTCTTCGATAATGAATGCACCCTGGATCGGGTTCTCATTTTTAGCGAGGCCGAGCTCACGGTTAATGATCAGCTGGATAGCCATTGCGCGCCGCACCGACTCTTCAGTAGGCGTGGTGATCGCTTCGTCGTATGCATTGGTGTGCAGCGAGTTACAATTATCATAAATGGCATACAAAGCCTGCAGTGTGGTACGGATGTCGTTAAAATCAATCTCCTGCGCATGGAGCGACCTGCCGCTGGTTTGAATATGATATTTCAATTTTTGCGAACGGTCGTTCCCCTTATATTTATTTTTGATGGCCTTGGCCCAGATCCTTCTTGCAACACGCCCAATCACCGAATATTCCGGATCGATACCGTTACTGAAAAAGAAAGACAGGTTGGGTGCAAAATCATCAATATGCATTCCGCGGCTCAGGTAATATTCCACGTAGGTAAAACCATTTGATAATGTAAAAGCCAGTTGGGTTACCGGGTTTGCCCCGGCCTCTGCAATGTGATAGCCAGAAATTGAAACTGAATAAAAGTTTCTAACCTTTTCGTTTATAAAATACTGCTGGATATCACCCATCATCCGCAACGCAAACTCTGTAGAAAAGATACAGGTGTTCTGTGCCTGGTCTTCTTTTAATATATCCGCCTGTACGGTGCCACGAACGGTAGCAATAGCATAAGCTTTTATTTTTGCGTAAACATCCGGTGGTAAGACCTGGTCGCCAGTAAGGCCAAGCAACATAAGACCAAGTCCGTTATTACCCTTTGGCAGCATACCAGCCTCACCTAAATCCTCTCCAAAGGAGAGGACTTTCCTATCATTTTCAGACCTTTCTTCATCAGAACCCTCTCCTTTGGAGAGGACTTTCCTATCATTTTCGGACCTTTCCTCTTCAGAACCCTCTCCTTTGGAGAGGGCAGGGTGAGGCGCTCCACCATTTTCAGAAGAGTAAATTTTCCGTTCAGGTTGTTTAGCCAGCACTTCTTTTATGCGCAGAATTACCTGATCTATATTGTTAATTACTTCCTGGTTTGTAAATCTTATAACGTCAAAACCCTCACTGTTTAAAACTGACGTTCTCACTTCATCTTCCTCTTTTAATAGTTC of Mucilaginibacter xinganensis contains these proteins:
- a CDS encoding zeta toxin family protein, with protein sequence MPNLYIIAGCNGAGKTTASYTILPEMLNCKEFVNADGIAAGLSPFNPEKVAIEAGRIMLSRIDSLLDDGVDFAIETTLASKSYVSLIKEASAIGYKITLVYFWLSSPQEAKQRVATRVSKGGHHIPDDVIERRYIKGIYNLIHLYLNICDYWAVFNNEAGRPEIVVSGEFNNPQMIFNSDIWKRIKKQSDETGKY